A genomic window from Brassica oleracea var. oleracea cultivar TO1000 chromosome C8, BOL, whole genome shotgun sequence includes:
- the LOC106312657 gene encoding protein FAM136A-like isoform X2 yields the protein MDHIAAAEEQIVTERLRRKLEEVNVSAQSQLSPIQDHINFTLQQAYFKCAYECFDRSRKQEEIANCVEHCSVPVVKSQQYFEGEMAQFQERMNRSLMVCQDKFEASKLHKNRVDAAKDMEGCVNQSIEESLNTLPHIVQRMKTAFSIRD from the exons ATGGATCACATAGCGGCGGCGGAAGAGCAAATTGTAACGGAGAGGCTGAGGAGAAAGCTAGAGGAAGTCAATGTATCTGCTCAATCGCAGCTCTCTCCTATTCAGGATCACATCAATTTCACCCTTCAG CAAGCTTACTTCAAGTGTGCGTACGAGTGCTTTGACAGAAGCAGGAAGCAAGAGGAGATAGCCAACTGCGTTGAGCACTGCAGTGTCCCTGTTGTCAAATCTCAGCAGTATTTCGAAGGCGAAATGGCTCAGTTTCAGG AAAGGATGAACAGATCTCTCATGGTCTGTCAAGACAAATTTGAGGCTTCGAAGCTCCATAAGAACAGGGTTGATGCTGCCAAAGATATGGAAGGCTGCGTTAACCAATCCATTGAGGAGAGTCTGAACACGTTGCCTCACATTGTGCAGAGGATGAAGACAGCCTTCTCCATTCGCGACTAG
- the LOC106312657 gene encoding protein FAM136A-like isoform X1 translates to MDHIAAAEEQIVTERLRRKLEEVNVSAQSQLSPIQDHINFTLQQAYFKCAYECFDRSRKQEEIANCVEHCSVPVVKSQQYFEGEMAQFQERMNRSLMVCQDKFEASKLHKNRVDAAKDMEGCVNQSIEESLNTLPHIVQRMKTAFSIRD, encoded by the exons ATGGATCACATAGCGGCGGCGGAAGAGCAAATTGTAACGGAGAGGCTGAGGAGAAAGCTAGAGGAAGTCAATGTATCTGCTCAATCGCAGCTCTCTCCTATTCAGGATCACATCAATTTCACCCTTCAG CAAGCTTACTTCAAGTGTGCGTACGAGTGCTTTGACAGAAGCAGGAAGCAAGAGGAGATAGCCAACTGCGTTGAGCACTGCAGTGTCCCTGTTGTCAAATCTCAGCAGTATTTCGAAGGCGAAATGGCTCAGTTTCAG GAAAGGATGAACAGATCTCTCATGGTCTGTCAAGACAAATTTGAGGCATCGAAGCTCCATAAGAACAGGGTTGATGCTGCCAAAGATATGGAAGGCTGCGTTAACCAATCCATTGAGGAGAGTCTGAACACGTTGCCTCACATTGTGCAGAGGATGAAGACAGCCTTCTCCATTCGCGACTAA
- the LOC106312656 gene encoding 15 kDa selenoprotein-like, which produces MARAWTKTMVMIMILTWTISAKEQLSGKECEDLGFTGLALCSDCHSLSEYVKDQELVSDCLKCCADDSEDSMSKVIYSGAILEVCMRKLVFYPEIVGFIEEEKEKFPSVNVQYIFNSPPKLIMLDEDGEHKETIRIDNWKREHLLQYMREKVKATSASL; this is translated from the exons ATGGCTCGAGCATGGACGAAGACGATGGTGATGATTATGATTCTGACATGGACTATCTCAGCGAAAGAGCAGCTGAGCGGTAAAGAGTGCGAGGATCTAGGGTTCACCGGCCTCGCTCTCTGCTCCGATTGCCACTCACTCTCTGAATACGTCAAGGATCAAG AGTTGGTATCTGATTGTTTGAAATGTTGCGCGGATGATTCTGAGGATTCGATGAGTAAG GTTATTTATTCAGGCGCTATATTAGAGGTGTGTATGAGGAAGCTAGTTTTCTACCCTGAGATTGTTGGTTTTATTGAAGAAGAGAAAGAAAAGTTCCCTAGTGTTAACGTTCAGTACATTTTCAACTCACCGCCCAAGTTGATCATGTTGGATGAAGATGGTGAACATAAGGAAACCATAAG AATCGACAACTGGAAACGTGAGCATCTACTGCAGTACATGCGGGAGAAGGTCAAGGCCACTTCAGCAAGTTTGTGA
- the LOC106312659 gene encoding type I inositol polyphosphate 5-phosphatase 13-like isoform X1, which produces MDTLTIEGEDEAALASLVPAPPHRKTQSFSHQFDLKPHPQIRRSRKHSLDEIPQSAALAAEAAVYFDSSDDEFSTGGLVVNGDNVCDGTVTGEDYAIVTPPPDAVVGEDDVKPLPEFIGAGGGAGIFKVPVRAAVHPGRPPCLELRPHPLRETQTGKFLRSIACTETQLWAGQENGVRFWNLDDVYEPASVIEGQVRRGDEDTSPFHESVITSPTLCLLADQSNKLMWSGHKDGKIRAWKMDQRPCGSDDDLNPFKERISWQAHRGPVNSIVISSYGDMWSCSEGGVIKIWPWESLEKSLLLKPEEKHMAALLIERSPIDLRSQVTVNGTCSISSSEVKYLLSDSVRAKVWAVQSLSFSIWDSRSKDLLKVLDVEGQAECRADMPPLHGQQGDHETRVKFPTPSKKEKSPGFLQRSRNAIMGAAGAVRRVATRSAGGFVVEDTRKTEAIILAVDGTIWTGNMSGLIVQWDGDGTRLRYVNHHHRAVMCFCTFGDRIYVGYASGYIQVLDLDGDLVSSWVSHNEPVIKLAAGGGFVFSLATHGGVRGWYVASPGPLDNIIRTELSQKETLYARQDSVRVLIGTWNVGQGRASHGALMSWLGSVTSDVGIVVVGLQEVDMGAGFLAMSAAKETVGLEGSVAGQWWIDAIGKALDEKKTFERMGSRQLAGLLISLWARKEIRTHVGDLDVAAVPCGFGRAIGNKGGGGLRIRVYDRTMCFVNCHLAAHLEAVNRRNADFNHIFRLMVFSRGQNLSNAAAAGASTAAYTLKTTTNPSPGAEEVKSDLAAADMIAFCGDFNYRLYGITYDEARDFITQRSFDWLREMDQLRQEMKLGKVFQGMREALITFPPTYKFERNRSGLGGYDSGEKKRIPAWCDRVIYRDTQSTPFSKSNLQCPVVSSVIMYEACMDVTESDHKPVRCKFHATIAHVDKSVRRQELGKIIKSNEEIISIFEELKHVPETTVSTNNIVLQSQDTGTLTITNNSNTSKAIFTILCGGQTIVKDDGEEEAEYNPRGSFGLPRWLEVSPASGIIKPEEAVEVKVHHEDSHTLGEHVDGIPQSEDTRDKEAILMVNIRGSCSTAWTSHSIKVRHCFSAGVCLLESKPPNLTENLDGSPGEYGEEH; this is translated from the exons ATGGATACGCTTACCATCGAAGGAGAAGACGAGGCGGCGTTGGCCTCGCTCGTCCCCGCTCCTCCGCACCGCAAGACGCAGTCCTTCAGTCACCAATTCGACCTGAAGCCTCATCCTCAGATCCGCCGCAGCCGCAAGCACAGCCTCGACGAGATCCCTCAATCCGCCGCTTTAGCCGCCGAAGCCGCCGTCTATTTCGACTCCTCCGACGACGAGTTCTCCACCGGAGGACTCGTCGTAAACGGCGACAACGTCTGCGACGGAACCGTCACAGGCGAGGATTACGCCATCGTCACGCCTCCTCCCGACGCCGTCGTCGGGGAGGACGACGTCAAGCCGCTCCCGGAGTTCATCGGCGCGGGAGGCGGTGCCGGCATTTTCAAGGTGCCGGTGCGCGCGGCGGTGCATCCCGGACGGCCGCCGTGTCTGGAGCTGAGGCCGCATCCGTTGAGAGAGACGCAGACGGGGAAGTTCTTGAGGAGCATCGCTTGTACGGAGACGCAGCTATGGGCGGGGCAAGAGAACGGCGTGAGGTTCTGGAACTTGGATGACGTGTACGAGCCAGCGAGTGTGATCGAGGGCCAGGTACGGCGAGGGGATGAGGATACGTCGCCGTTCCATGAGTCGGTTATTACTTCCCCCACATTGTGTTTGTTGGCTGACCAAAGCAACAAGCTTATGTGGAGTGGGCACAAAGATGGGAAGATCCGGGCTTGGAAGATGGATCAGAGGCCTTGTGGTTCTGATGATGATTTAAATCCTTTTAAGGAGCGAATCTCCTGGCAAGCTCATCGTGGTCCTGTGAATTCAATTGTCATTAGCTCTTATG GTGATATGTGGTCATGTTCTGAAGGAGGTGTGATCAAGATATGGCCTTGGGAGTCGTTGGAGAAATCTCTTCTGCTTAAACCGGAAGAGAAACACATGGCTGCTTTGTTAATAGAGAGGTCTCCCATTGACCTCAGGAGCCAAGTTACTGTCAATGGGACGTGCAGCATATCTTCCTCTGAAGTCAAGTATTTGTTAAGCGATTCAGTTAGAGCTAAAGTGTGGGCTGTGCAGTCACTCTCATTCTCAATCTG GGATTCTCGGAGTAAAGACCTCTTGAAAGTTTTAGACGTGGAGGGGCAAGCTGAGTGTCGTGCGGACATGCCACCTCTACATGGCCAACAAGGTGACCACGAGACGAGAGTAAAGTTTCCCACACCTTCCAAAAAGGAAAAATCACCGGGCTTCCTACAGCGATCTCGTAACGCCATAATGGGAGCTGCAGGAGCTGTTCGCCGAGTCGCCACCAGAAGCGCAGGAGGGTTTGTGGTGGAAGACACAAGGAAAACAGAAGCTATCATCTTAGCCGTAGACGGAACAATCTGGACCGGAAACATGAGTGGCTTAATCGTCCAGTGGGATGGAGATGGGACCCGCTTGAGGTATGTGAACCATCATCACAGGGCTGTTATGTGCTTTTGCACTTTTGGAGATCGAATCTACGTGGGATATGCGAGTGGATACATCCAGGTCTTGGATCTTGATGGAGATTTAGTATCAAGCTGGGTTTCGCATAATGAGCCTGTGATAAAGCTGGCAGCTGGTGGTGGTTTTGTTTTTAGTTTGGCCACTCATGGTGGAGTAAGAGGGTGGTACGTGGCGTCTCCAGGACCTTTGGATAATATAATCCGAACGGAGTTGTCTCAGAAGGAAACTTTATACGCAAGACAAGACAGTGTTAGGGTTTTGATTGGTACGTGGAATGTTGGTCAAGGAAGGGCTTCACACGGTGCACTTATGTCGTGGCTGGGGTCTGTCACTTCAGATGTTGGTATTGTCGTTGTTGGGTTGCAAGAAGTGGATATGGGGGCAGGTTTCCTTGCCATGTCTGCTGCTAAGGAAACG GTTGGACTTGAAGGAAGTGTTGCGGGGCAATGGTGGATTGATGCAATTGGGAAAGCACTTGATGAGAAGAAAACTTTCGAGCGTATGGGTTCAAGGCAGTTGGCAGGGCTTCTTATATCTCTTTG GGCGAGGAAGGAGATTAGAACACATGTTGGAGATCTTGATGTTGCAGCAGTCCCATGTGGCTTTGGCCGTGCCATTGGCAACAAG GGGGGTGGGGGTCTGAGAATCAGAGTTTATGACCGTACCATGTGCTTCGTGAACTGCCACTTGGCTGCGCATTTGGAGGCAGTTAACCGCAGAAACGCTGATTTTAATCACATTTTCCGGTTAATGGTCTTCTCACGAGGACAAAACCTAAGTAACGCTGCAGCTG CTGGTGCCTCAACAGCCGCTTATACACTAAAGACTACCACT AATCCAAGTCCTGGCGCTGAAGAAGTCAAATCTGATTTAGCAGCAGCAGACATGATTGCATTCTGTGGCGATTTTAACTATAGGCTGTATGGTATAACCTATGATGAAGCAAGAGACTTCATTACGCAGCGATCCTTTGACTGGCTTAGAGAAATGGACCAGCTTAGACAAGAGATGAAGCTTGGTAAAGTCTTCCAAGGGATGCGTGAGGCATTGATCACTTTCCCTCCCACTTACAAATTTGAAAGGAACCGCTCAGGCCTAGGAG GATATGATTCAGGAGAGAAAAAGCGAATCCCTGCATGGTGTGACAGAGTTATATACAGGGACACACAATCAACCCCATTCTCAAAGAGCAACTTGCAATGTCCTGTAGTCTCATCGGTTATAATGTACGAAGCTTGCATGGATGTTACTGAGAGCGATCACAAACCCGTGCGCTGCAAGTTTCATGCGACCATAGCTCACGTTGATAAATCCGTAAGGAGACAGGAGCTGGGGAAAATAATAAAGTCCAATGAAGAGATAATATCCATATTCGAGGAATTAAAACATGTTCCAGAAACAACTGTGAGCACCAACAACATTGTTCTTCAGAGTCAGGACACAGGGACCTTAACAATCACAAACAATTCAAACACCAGCAAAGCCATTTTCACCATTCTCTGCGGTGGTCAGACTATAGTTAAGGATGATGGAGAAGAAGAGGCTGAGTATAATCCACGAGGCTCCTTTGGTCTACCTCGCTGGCTTGAG GTTTCACCAGCATCCGGGATAATTAAACCAGAAGAAGCCGTGGAAGTGAAAGTTCATCACGAAGATTCACACACACTGGGAGAGCATGTTGATGGTATCCCACAGAGTGAAGACACTCGAGACAAAGAAGCAATCCTGATGGTGAACATTAGAGGAAGCTGCTCAACTGCATGGACAAGCCACTCTATCAAAGTCCGTCACTGCTTCTCAGCTGGAGTATGTCTCCTTGAGTCCAAACCACCAAACCTAACAGAGAACCTAGACGGTTCACCTGGAGAATATGGTGAGGAGCACTAG
- the LOC106312655 gene encoding 15 kDa selenoprotein-like: MARAWTKMAVMMIMMLASTISAKEQLSGKECEDLGFTGLALCSDCHSLSEYVKDQELVSDCLKCCADDSEDSMSKVTYSGAILEVCMRKLVFYPEIVGFIEEEKEKFPSVNVQYIFNSPPKLIMLDEDGEHKETIRIDNWKREHLLQYMREKVKATSASL, translated from the exons ATGGCTCGAGCGTGGACGAAGATGGCGGTGATGATGATTATGATGTTGGCATCGACGATCTCAGCGAAAGAGCAGCTGAGCGGCAAAGAGTGCGAGGATCTAGGCTTCACCGGCCTCGCTCTCTGCTCTGATTGCCACTCACTCTCTGAATACGTCAAGGATCAAG AGTTGGTATCTGATTGTTTGAAATGTTGCGCGGATGATTCTGAGGATTCGATGAGTAAG GTTACTTATTCAGGCGCTATATTAGAGGTGTGTATGAGGAAGCTAGTTTTCTACCCTGAGATTGTTGGTTTTATTGAAGAAGAGAAAGAAAAGTTCCCTAGTGTTAACGTTCAGTACATTTTCAACTCACCGCCCAAGTTGATCATGTTGGATGAAGATGGTGAACATAAGGAAACCATAAG AATCGACAACTGGAAACGTGAGCATCTACTGCAGTACATGCGGGAGAAGGTCAAGGCCACTTCAGCAAGTTTGTGA
- the LOC106312659 gene encoding type I inositol polyphosphate 5-phosphatase 13-like isoform X2 — protein sequence MDTLTIEGEDEAALASLVPAPPHRKTQSFSHQFDLKPHPQIRRSRKHSLDEIPQSAALAAEAAVYFDSSDDEFSTGGLVVNGDNVCDGTVTGEDYAIVTPPPDAVVGEDDVKPLPEFIGAGGGAGIFKVPVRAAVHPGRPPCLELRPHPLRETQTGKFLRSIACTETQLWAGQENGVRFWNLDDVYEPASVIEGQVRRGDEDTSPFHESVITSPTLCLLADQSNKLMWSGHKDGKIRAWKMDQRPCGSDDDLNPFKERISWQAHRGPVNSIVISSYGDMWSCSEGGVIKIWPWESLEKSLLLKPEEKHMAALLIERSPIDLRSQVTVNGTCSISSSEVKYLLSDSVRAKVWAVQSLSFSIWDSRSKDLLKVLDVEGQAECRADMPPLHGQQGDHETRVKFPTPSKKEKSPGFLQRSRNAIMGAAGAVRRVATRSAGGFVVEDTRKTEAIILAVDGTIWTGNMSGLIVQWDGDGTRLRYVNHHHRAVMCFCTFGDRIYVGYASGYIQVLDLDGDLVSSWVSHNEPVIKLAAGGGFVFSLATHGGVRGWYVASPGPLDNIIRTELSQKETLYARQDSVRVLIGTWNVGQGRASHGALMSWLGSVTSDVGIVVVGLQEVDMGAGFLAMSAAKETVGLEGSVAGQWWIDAIGKALDEKKTFERMGSRQLAGLLISLWARKEIRTHVGDLDVAAVPCGFGRAIGNKGGGGLRIRVYDRTMCFVNCHLAAHLEAVNRRNADFNHIFRLMVFSRGQNLSNAAAAGASTAAYTLKTTTNPSPGAEEVKSDLAAADMIAFCGDFNYRLYGITYDEARDFITQRSFDWLREMDQLRQEMKLGKVFQGMREALITFPPTYKFERNRSGLGGYDSGEKKRIPAWCDRVIYRDTQSTPFSESNLQCPVVSSVIMYEACMDVTESDHKPVRCKFHATIAHVDKSVRRQELGKIIKSNEEIISIFEELKHVPETTVSTNNIVLQSQDTGTLTITNSSTTSKAIFTILCGGQSIVKDDGEEEAEYNPRGSFGLPRWLEVSPASGIIKPEEAVEVRVHHEDSHTLGEHVDGIPQSEDTRDKEAILMVNIRGSCSTAWTSHSIKVRHCFSAGVCLLESKPPNLTENLDGSPGEYGEEH from the exons ATGGATACGCTTACCATCGAAGGAGAAGACGAGGCGGCGTTGGCCTCGCTCGTCCCCGCTCCTCCGCACCGCAAGACGCAGTCCTTCAGTCACCAATTCGACCTGAAGCCTCATCCTCAGATCCGCCGCAGCCGCAAGCACAGCCTCGACGAGATCCCTCAATCCGCCGCTTTAGCCGCCGAAGCCGCCGTCTATTTCGACTCCTCCGACGACGAGTTCTCCACCGGAGGACTCGTCGTAAACGGCGACAACGTCTGCGACGGAACCGTCACAGGCGAGGATTACGCCATCGTCACGCCTCCTCCCGACGCCGTCGTCGGGGAGGACGACGTCAAGCCGCTCCCGGAGTTCATCGGCGCGGGAGGCGGTGCCGGCATTTTCAAGGTGCCGGTGCGCGCGGCGGTGCATCCCGGACGGCCGCCGTGTCTGGAGCTGAGGCCGCATCCGTTGAGAGAGACGCAGACGGGGAAGTTCTTGAGGAGCATCGCTTGTACGGAGACGCAGCTATGGGCGGGGCAAGAGAACGGCGTGAGGTTCTGGAACTTGGATGACGTGTACGAGCCAGCGAGTGTGATCGAGGGCCAGGTACGGCGAGGGGATGAGGATACGTCGCCGTTCCATGAGTCGGTTATTACTTCCCCCACATTGTGTTTGTTGGCTGACCAAAGCAACAAGCTTATGTGGAGTGGGCACAAAGATGGGAAGATCCGGGCTTGGAAGATGGATCAGAGGCCTTGTGGTTCTGATGATGATTTAAATCCTTTTAAGGAGCGAATCTCCTGGCAAGCTCATCGTGGTCCTGTGAATTCAATTGTCATTAGCTCTTATG GTGATATGTGGTCATGTTCTGAAGGAGGTGTGATCAAGATATGGCCTTGGGAGTCGTTGGAGAAATCTCTTCTGCTTAAACCGGAAGAGAAACACATGGCTGCTTTGTTAATAGAGAGGTCTCCCATTGACCTCAGGAGCCAAGTTACTGTCAATGGGACGTGCAGCATATCTTCCTCTGAAGTCAAGTATTTGTTAAGCGATTCAGTTAGAGCTAAAGTGTGGGCTGTGCAGTCACTCTCATTCTCAATCTG GGATTCTCGGAGTAAAGACCTCTTGAAAGTTTTAGACGTGGAGGGGCAAGCTGAGTGTCGTGCGGACATGCCACCTCTACATGGCCAACAAGGTGACCACGAGACGAGAGTAAAGTTTCCCACACCTTCCAAAAAGGAAAAATCACCGGGCTTCCTACAGCGATCTCGTAACGCCATAATGGGAGCTGCAGGAGCTGTTCGCCGAGTCGCCACCAGAAGCGCAGGAGGGTTTGTGGTGGAAGACACAAGGAAAACAGAAGCTATCATCTTAGCCGTAGACGGAACAATCTGGACCGGAAACATGAGTGGCTTAATCGTCCAGTGGGATGGAGATGGGACCCGCTTGAGGTATGTGAACCATCATCACAGGGCTGTTATGTGCTTTTGCACTTTTGGAGATCGAATCTACGTGGGATATGCGAGTGGATACATCCAGGTCTTGGATCTTGATGGAGATTTAGTATCAAGCTGGGTTTCGCATAATGAGCCTGTGATAAAGCTGGCAGCTGGTGGTGGTTTTGTTTTTAGTTTGGCCACTCATGGTGGAGTAAGAGGGTGGTACGTGGCGTCTCCAGGACCTTTGGATAATATAATCCGAACGGAGTTGTCTCAGAAGGAAACTTTATACGCAAGACAAGACAGTGTTAGGGTTTTGATTGGTACGTGGAATGTTGGTCAAGGAAGGGCTTCACACGGTGCACTTATGTCGTGGCTGGGGTCTGTCACTTCAGATGTTGGTATTGTCGTTGTTGGGTTGCAAGAAGTGGATATGGGGGCAGGTTTCCTTGCCATGTCTGCTGCTAAGGAAACG GTTGGACTTGAAGGAAGTGTTGCGGGGCAATGGTGGATTGATGCAATTGGGAAAGCACTTGATGAGAAGAAAACTTTCGAGCGTATGGGTTCAAGGCAGTTGGCAGGGCTTCTTATATCTCTTTG GGCGAGGAAGGAGATTAGAACACATGTTGGAGATCTTGATGTTGCAGCAGTCCCATGTGGCTTTGGCCGTGCCATTGGCAACAAG GGGGGTGGGGGTCTGAGAATCAGAGTTTATGACCGTACCATGTGCTTCGTGAACTGCCACTTGGCTGCGCATTTGGAGGCAGTTAACCGCAGAAACGCTGATTTTAATCACATTTTCCGGTTAATGGTCTTCTCACGAGGACAAAACCTAAGTAACGCTGCAGCTG CTGGTGCCTCAACAGCCGCTTATACACTAAAGACTACCACT AATCCAAGTCCTGGCGCTGAAGAAGTCAAATCTGATTTAGCAGCAGCAGACATGATTGCATTCTGTGGCGATTTTAACTATAGGCTGTATGGTATAACCTATGATGAAGCAAGAGACTTCATTACGCAGCGATCCTTTGACTGGCTTAGAGAAATGGACCAGCTTAGACAAGAGATGAAGCTTGGTAAAGTCTTCCAAGGGATGCGTGAGGCATTGATCACTTTCCCTCCCACTTACAAATTTGAAAGGAACCGCTCAGGCCTAGGAG GATATGATTCAGGAGAGAAAAAGCGTATTCCTGCATGGTGTGACAGAGTTATATACAGGGACACACAATCAACCCCATTCTCAGAGAGCAACTTGCAATGCCCTGTAGTTTCATCGGTTATAATGTACGAAGCTTGCATGGATGTTACTGAGAGCGATCACAAACCCGTGCGCTGCAAGTTTCATGCGACCATAGCTCACGTTGATAAATCCGTAAGGAGACAGGAGCTGGGGAAAATAATAAAGTCCAATGAAGAGATAATATCCATATTCGAGGAATTAAAACATGTTCCAGAAACAACTGTGAGCACCAACAACATTGTTCTTCAGAGTCAGGACACAGGGACATTAACAATCACAAACAGTTCAACCACCAGCAAAGCCATTTTCACCATTCTCTGCGGTGGTCAGAGTATAGTTAAGGATGATGGAGAAGAAGAGGCTGAGTATAATCCAAGAGGCTCTTTTGGTCTACCTCGCTGGCTTGAG GTTTCGCCAGCATCGGGGATAATTAAACCAGAAGAGGCCGTGGAAGTGAGAGTTCATCACGAAGATTCACACACACTGGGAGAGCATGTTGATGGTATCCCACAGAGTGAAGACACTCGAGACAAAGAAGCAATCCTGATGGTGAACATTAGAGGAAGCTGCTCAACTGCATGGACAAGCCACTCTATCAAAGTCCGTCACTGCTTCTCAGCTGGAGTATGTCTCCTTGAGTCCAAACCACCAAACCTAACAGAGAACCTAGACGGTTCACCTGGAGAATATGGTGAGGAGCACTAG